Genomic DNA from Setaria italica strain Yugu1 chromosome V, Setaria_italica_v2.0, whole genome shotgun sequence:
TCAAATTCTGACAGAACATCAAAAGCATGAAGCTTCCAATCCAGAGTTTGTGTGACAACTACACTCGCCAAGCATACATTCCCATGAACCTGAATTGATCAAGTGATGGCAATCAGGTCATTTAAGAAACAAAGCATTTCCAGCCTTTGTAGTTTCCAATTATGTGTTAACACCGCACCGTTTTAATTTGACTGCACTATATAATCCAATGATATGTGTACAAGGCACCCACATCAAATAATCAAAACAAGGAAATGTCCTAGATCGAGACTCGAACAGTAAAAAAATAATCATTTTAAGAATCACCTCTGTTGCAAGCAGCATACACGAATACAGACCCACATGCTTCATAATATTGTTCCATCATTTATAACTAAATAAAACCACAAGTAAACGCCACAAAACAACCACAAGCAAGAATGGATGATGAGAAATCATCAATGCAAAATCTATGAGTGAATATCGCAAAGCAACAAATTATGTAAGGTTTTAGCCAGATTGCAATCTTCTTCAAATCTTAATGCAGGGACTTACAAGCTTGCAGTCATTATTGAGAAAGCTCACAGCTTTCGATATCTGGTGAAGCCCCCATGCAAAGTACTCATCCCTGCACCATTATTTATTAGCCACCGTGGCATGTAGTTCAatgaaaataaataaacaaataacaGGGGTGAATCAAAATATATTGATAAAATGCCAGAAACTACAAGATTTTTCTTAGTGAATGAACATTTTGATGAACACAAAAGTACAAGAAGATCATGGTACCTCTGGGTGCCACCAAGATTCAGTTCCTTGAGCTTTTCGGAAAGTGGCATAACAGGCTCTGTTACAATATAAATTGTGTGCTTCATGGCAGGTCCATCAGGAACTTCTGATTCAGTACTGTGTAAAAAGGATAAGATATTTGGATGCCGCACCTGCAGTAGCCACAACAGCAGTAAACTGACTTAGCAGATATTGGGAAACAAAATAGCAAACTtaccaaagaaaaaaattgtatatttcaGAGGTGCTCCTTCTGATGAAAGTAAGACAACAGAAACGATGCGATATGCTGTGGGCAAAACAGCACATAGAAGTAATGCTGAAATATCACAAgaatctttttcttcttttttggcaCAAATTGCTGCCTTCCATTTGATCTAGAATATTTAAGGGATTGTCCAGATTTTCAGTTAAAAAAAAGGCTTTATTGCCAccgggatttttttttaagcCTTGACATTTTGCCACAACAGACTGCACATTAAGTCTTAACTCTTAAATTTACAGCACTATAGATCATCAAAACCGAATGACTACAGTTATTAGCATACCGTTCGTAATCTCTTAACACCATTGCGACCAGCAACCAAGTGTCTGTCCTGAGGGTTGCTCCCTGACAGAGAAAAAATTGACACAGGCGATCCATCATCCTGGAGAAGACAAGGCAAAAATAGTGTTGGCAAGGGCATACATATCTAACAAAAATTAAGACAAAATAATCCTTTGGTGAAAAAAAGAATAACAGCTTAAGAAATCAAAACTGCACCAGAAAAATCAGTATTAATGGTAGACCTAGGATGAATAATAAAACTCTATCAACTGCTGATAATCACCAGAATCATAACATGACACACGATCTCTAAACTTCTGCATATTTGAAAATATATTAACCATTACTAAGATTGCAATTCATCCTAGGTTTGGTAATTATTTGCTTTTATCATCTTCTCAGCCTACTGCTGGTGTGATGTAATAGTGAAACAAGCTGTGTGCACCAAACCCTTTGTAGAGGCTCAAACTTGCTTACAGTTTCTAAAGAACTCCAAGGTTGGACCAAAAGAATCTAAAAGGTTTTGGGTAACTCCACACAAGCAATGAGTCAGTTGCTGCCAAGTATAGTGTGAGACCTTCAGGCCAAAATCAGTTATTGCAATACTCGCAGTCAACATCGCAATCACAGGCGTCCCAAGGCATCACATCCCAGAAACCACCTCATACCCGTACACTCCAATAGCACCAGATGAAATCAAGAGCATAGCTCCAGATAACAAAAATATCATGAAGAAACTTAGATATAACACCAAAAACTCAAATGCAACGTAAGTGCTGGTAGCAGTAATATCCTCATTATCCTTGAACCTCACCAAGTTGGATGGCATGCTGTGGCACGTGAGCTCCACAAGAATTACACAATCAAACCAGCATACCCAGGTTTGAACAACTGCACACAACTATCCTGCAAAATGTAAACCAAATACCTTCCATCCGCTAAAACCAAACTAACTCGAGTCAACTCTACAATGAATCAACCAATTGTGATCCTTAGAAGCTACTAAATCTAGCAACAGTCCAACACAGTCGAAACCACACCAAAACAGCACCGAGAGCTCAACCTGCTACAGAGCGCACGGGCCACAGCCCACAGAACACCCTCACACGCACACCAAAATACACGCTAGCATAGCGCACCGGATTGTTCCAACTCGAAGTCGACCAACAGAACCAGCGATACACCGAACAGTTCCAGCCTACGAACCTAATCAGCGACACAGCGAATACCTCCGACCAGCCCTACGGGGGATCTGATCGATCGGGAGAGACGGGGAAGAGTGCGGACGGCGTACCTTGGAGGTGCCGCGGTGGTGCGTCCATGAGCCCCAGGCGGAGGCGTAGGGCTCGCCGATGGTGTAGGGGAAGTCCTTGAGGCCCGATCCGGATCCCGCGACCACCTCCTTGAGGAACTTGAACATTTTGCTCTACGCCTCCGGTGGTCGATGCCCCGTCGAATTCCGGCGCGGCGCTTCGTCCGCCTCGATTGCCCCCTCGCGTCGGTGGGTGGTGTCCCGCGCGCCGACGCGGCGAGGTAGATCCGGGGCGGTGGACAAGTAGCGTCGAGGAGGGTGAGgtgagaggaaggggaagaggaaaCCGGGCACGCCGGCACGACGGGAGAGGGGCCTACCTGGAAGAGGGGGTCAAAAATATTTGCACTTTTGCCCCTTCCCTTGATGATTAGAGAATCTGGACACGGACAGAGCGCATGGCACAGCTCATTCTAGCAAGAAAGTGCAATGCAAGTATTTCGGCACGACAAGTTGCATGGTTTGCAACTTTGCAATGACCATGCACATGCTAGTTGTATTCCGTGCATGTACCGAGGCATGGACAAGTATTGACAAGGGAGCTTCTTCAGAGAAAAGATGCAGAGGAAGCATCAAGCATGTGCTCGAAGAATTAGAACAATAGTAGAAGCTAAACCTCGAGATTTGTGCTCAAAGGTTATAATTTGGCACTGACCACTGAGGCAATAGTATTTAAATTTGTTTGATAATAACGCTTCTGCCAACTTGGTTCAATGCGGAGCTCGGAAACATTACTTTTTTTATACCCATTTGTTTCGAATTGTAGACCATTTTAACTTATCTAGGttaatagatattattatgaatctagacatacactatatttatatacatagcaaaaattatgcataAAAAAGCCACAACggcctacaatttggaacggagtgaGTATAAAACAAAATCTAAACAGAGCCTAATATGGTAAAAAAACACTTTAGGATCAACATGGGACCGCAAATAATAGCTTATTTCATATTATTTGCGGTTTTAGGATGGACTTTTACTATATGGGTACTATACTCCAACTTATATAATTTACAATGGAAACAAACAGGATCTTAGCCATTTGGAAGATTTGGCATTTAGGCATTGAAATTTTTTCGCACTCGTCGTCCAAAATTTAGCTTCCTATCCATCATATGAGCACAACTATctactacttttctctttttttctctaaCCACTATCTCTAGGTACACGGTTCTTCATAGTTAGAAATATGGTCCTATATACTTAGACAACATACCAACATCGCGAAACTAAAGCAAATTGGAGGGGGTGCGCTTGGCTTGTGGGTGCATAGAGTTAATATGTTATTGGTAATATGGTGAAAAATTTACCTCAATCActgttttgcatttttttaatgTAGCTTCACCCCTGCCATGGATGATGAGGGGTTGGCAGTGTTTGCAGAATAGCAAATATGTAGGCAAGACTTTGGGAATAGGAGAACCGCTAAGGCAGGTTAACACACGCAACAGGGAATGAGCAAATTCAGGATCAATCATgatgagaaaaggaaaaagaagtagAACTGGGCAATGGGTGGTTaatttaattttattgcaataaATCTCTCTGTATTAAAGTGTATTCTCCATTTGTCTATGGCTCCATTTGTCCGTTGAGCCACTAGATGCGGACTATTTTGGGTTTACGACCCGATTGACCGGCAACTCAGTTGCATGCGAGTCCTCGCAAACCTACTTGACTCGTGCCTACCTCCTGCTCTATCTCCCCATATCGCCCCCAACGCCTCCCGTTAGAGAGGCTAGCTGCTATGCTGGGACACACCACTCTATCCCACCATAGTCGTTTCCATTCTCATCTTTATGATGACAATATAGCACTTATCCTCATTGTCGATTATTGTTGCCGCCATCGTCCACATAAGAATTTCACCGTTTTCGCCATGCCACCATGACAAAAAAAACATTGGCTGCGAAAATACTACAACTATATCACATACCGCAAGACATGGGCAAGAATTATGGAGGGCTAATCACTAAAAAGTTGCCTTCACAAAATTTATGAAATTAGCTTATATTTTGATAAGTATGAAATTAAGGAAACACCAAACCGCCCCGCGGGATAATGCATCCAGCTACCAAAAAGACAGTTAAGAGTTAGGAGAGACTAAACATCACAACCAATGTTGCCTATGCCAACTCTTGCTTTGCTTAAACCAGAAGAAAACTGCCATGATATCAGtactattttggagaaattggaATGGTCTATAGAAATTGTATTGTTTACCCCAAAGTCATGCGGAGACTCTGCAATAATCTGAAAGGAAAACTGCATTGCTTCTGCCAGAGCTCTGGGAGTGAGCGGTAAGTGGCATGTGTGCGTACATGCTTCTTACTGACTCCAAAAACCTTGATACAGACTTGGTTATTTGCaacgagttttttttttcaattgaaCGCTGCATTGAATAATTATCAGATCTCTACATTTCATCCCTTGTTTTTTATCTGTCCAACCCTCTCTTGCGATTAACATTTGTCTGAATATTTATCTACTCTGAAGAGATAGAGAGCTACTATATAATTAAGACAGCCAAGAGATGGAACAGAGCATTCCCACTCCGGAGCATCGATCACACACGGCCAGCTCTTCGAAGCTAGAACGCTCTCGGCTTGCACACGATGGTGGAGTGCTTCAAGATGTGGAGGCTGAACTGGCCTCCCTTCTCGGTGGTGTCGATCTTGTCCTGgccaggcggcggcagcagctcgaAGTTCTGGACGAGGCGTCCGATGGTGATGCCGAGGATGGGGAGGGCGAGGATGATGCCGGGGCAGCTCCTGCGGCCGACGCCGAAGGGCAGGTACCTGAAGTCGTTGCCGTTGGCCTCGACGtgcctctcctcctccaggaagcgCTCCGGCCGGAACTCCTCGGGCCGCCTCCAGCTGTCAGGGTTGTTGGCGAGGTACCAGGCGTTGACGAGGATCTTGCTCTCGGCGGGGACGTCGTAGCCGCCGAGCTTGGCGTCGTGGAGGTTCATGTGCGGCACCAGCAACGGGATAGCCATGCGCAGGCGCAGCGTCTCCTTGATCACGGCCTGCAGGTAGGGGAGCCTGTGCGTGTCCGGCTCCGTGATCTGGTGGCCGGGGCCCAGCGCCGCGTCCAGCTCCTGCCGAAGCTTCCGCTGGATCTCCGGGTGGTTCACCAGCTCCGCGATCGCCCACTCGATCGACCACAGCGTCGTCTCGATCGCTGCAGAGGCACAAACAGACAAGAACGAGTGAGCTACTGCTGTCAGTTGCATTGCAGCTCCGACTGTGATAAAATTGATCGATTATTTTTGTAGCTGTGATGAAAATTGCAATGCACGGACACTGTTGACACTGGTTGGTATGTTGGGCTATCACGTCAAGCGTTTTTGCAGGTGTTGTAGCCTTCTTGTCAACACAAGTGCTGTAGTACAGTTTTTGTTGCAGAATGTTCCTGGGCCTCACATGGCGCCATCGTTGCGTCTTGGAAGTGCATGACAGAAACTTCTAGTCTAGGCTACTAAATTCCAGGGACAATAGTCTTTTGCCATGCTAATCCTGAAGGGTGATTAAGTTAGTCTGTACTGCACGTACCTGCAACGTTAATGTTCTCGACGATGTAGAGCACGTTGTCCTCGTTGATCTCCCCCTTCTGCTGCGCCTCCAGGATGTGATCAATGGCGCACTTGAGCCCGTTGTTGTCCATGGCCTTGGTGCTCGCTAGCTTCCTGCAGAAACACCCACCATGTGAGCACATCATATGATTTTTCGTCAGAGTCGCACGGTGCTTGTTCTGTTTGTTCCGGTTGCTCTCCCACTTTCTCTCACTGCCACTAGTCCAACGAAATTATGGAATGGATGAAGGAACTACTCACTTCCTCTCCTCGAGGAAGAAATCCTTGAAGAGCTTGAGACGTGTCTCCTTGACCTCCTTGCAGATCCTGAGGTAGCCGCGGAGGAACGGGCGGAGGATGGGGATGAAGTCGCCGTAGTTGTACTCGAAGCTCTGCGCGAGGCGGCTGCGCTCGCCGTTGAGCGCCCTGAGGCGGAGGAAGAGCGGGTCGTCCATGCTCTCGAACCGCCGGTCGAACATGATGCGGTACATGTTGTTGTACATCATGAGCTGCAGGCGTCGCCGGAGCACGACGCcctcggtggcggcgctggggtCGGCGCGCACGTCgtccaccacggcggcggcctcagCCTCCCACCCGGCGCGGTACTGCTGCACGACCTTGTTGGTGAAGAAGGGCACGGTCATGATGCGCCGCATCTTGCGCCAGTGGTCGCCGTACACGGTGAACACCATGTCCTGGCCCTTGCCGGTGAAGATGTCGAAGACGACGTTGCGGGTGCGGGAGCCGAACTCGACGCCCTGGGTGTGGAGCACCTCCCGCGCCAGCGGCGGGGAGGAGACCACCACCAGGTTGCGCTGGCCCatccggaggaggaagatgtcGCCGAACCTGCGGGCCAGCGCGGCGAGGTTGCGGTGGTTGAGGTCGTCCCCGACCTGCAGCCAGTTGCCGAAGATGGGCACGGGGACGGGGCCGGGAGGCAGGCGGAGCTTGCGGCCGCGGAGCTTGGACACCGCTATGGCGACCACGACGGACGCGAACAGGCCGATCAGGAGCTTCTCCGCGAAGCGGAGGTCCATGGCGACGAAGCCGGGATGGATGGCGGGCACGCTGCCCTCTTCACTGTTCTTGTGTGTCTCTGTTGTGTTGGCGCGCTGGAACGGCGGTTGTTCCTGGAGAGTGTAGAGTCCAAGGGACACGTCCGTGCGCATATAAAGGTGAGCCGGCGGGACGACAGAGGAGTTGGCGTTACAATTGACGGCGATGCGGTAGGTAGGGCCGTAGGGGAGGACCGGAGGGGGTTTGGTGGATGCGGCGTTAGTGAGTCCACGGTCGGGGCCCACCGGCAGTGAGGGCGCTGCGCTTGGTTGGGCTTGCAGGGTGTGTACCAGAGTGGAGGAGATGTGTGGCCAATGATTTTTGGGGTTTGGAGTAGCACAGAAAAGGTTTTTTGGTGGGTAGGTGAGAGCTTCCTTTTGACTCTGGTCCATGTTCCAAGTGTTTGGTTGTTATTTTTCCgtttaccttttttttcatGAACGATACATAGATGTATGAAACTTTATGTTCAATAATTGATCCCATATGATGGTAACTCATGATCCCTTGCTCGGTTAGAGCTCAAAGGAATTGATAGGTTATATTCGTTGAATAGACAAGAAAGACAAATGAATGACAGTAGAACTATATAAATATAGAGAAGGACGATGTTTgttatcaaaataaagaagagtaaattgcaccaaCTATATAATAACTTGTTAAGTGGGTGcaaattggtccaacaacttataaaatgttcaatctagtacaataacttgtcaTGTGGGTGTAGATTGGTCCAGTAACGTGAAAAATGCTCAATCTAGTATAATAATTTGATAGCTTGGTGTAGATTAATAAAAAACTTGTAAACTGCCcaatttagtgcaataacttgTCAAATTGGTACATCCGCAGTCCAGGTAATATAATAAGCAACCTATTTTCTAATGCTGGGTCAGAGTATATTCGCGTCCGAACAAGTCATTGAGCATTATTTGACCATTAATATTCGTGTCGCTATGGTAATGTATTCACCCAGAACAAGAACTTTATGTTTTTAGGAAATTAATGTTATACCTTcgtattaatttttttatacaataatttaattttgattaggaatatttaatttcatattcaatatTGATAAATTTGCTCACACTATTTTATATGTTTGATGATATGCATTTTTGTTTAGCTAAAAAATAATATGTTAATATATACTAACAATATCTTTTAGAAATTCgacataaatatttttttaaatctcATGTAGTTTTTTGAAAAGTAAAATGAGCAAAAATAATAGAAATAGACATGGTTCTTTTACAGTTGAATACATGAGGAGAAGCACAGAAGAAAGCTAAGGTCCAAAGATCTTTCTTATTTATTTTAGTCTTTTAGTAATGCCAATTGCATAATTCTTAAATTTGATTCAATTTAACTAATGAACAAATAAGTTAAGCACCGTTGAGAAGCAACAGACATGTCACGATTAACGATAAAAAAACAGAATTATTGATTGCAAGAAAATTTGTATGTCCATGCACTTTGCTTAATACGTTGTCATGTAACGTTTGGACTGTAGGTGCACAAATTTGCTAAGTCATTAAGCTAACTTGAGCtctttacaagttgttggactaaTCTGCACCCACCTATCAAGTTATTATATtgaattgagcattttacaagttgttggaccaatttgCATCCACCTATTGTATGGTGGGTGTAATTTACTTAGTAAAGAACTATACATAATATAAAATCAAATTGTTCAGAAAGGGGATAAGAATCTAAATCCGCATCACCTAAAGAACACAATAAGAGAACtttatatttttcatttttatagtatatataTTTGGTACATCATAGTAACGACGTCCGTAAAGAGTGGTTTGGTGAACCCGGCACCGGAGGGGTAGCCACAGCCATTTGGCATCGCGGCCAGCCACAAATCCAGCATTCCAAGCAGCCGTGCAAGACTGCTACGCGTCACTCGCTCGATGTTGTCCGCTGCTTCCTCGGTGAGTTGGTGGCCGCCCATTTCCGCAGACACTGTGCATGGGCATGTCTCTGGTGTTCCGTAGAGTGTGATGGATCTCTCCGGGGCTTTTGGTTTACGTGGTGGAACGATCGGTTCGTTCGTCCGTCTCAGATCGTTCTCGGCGAGGAGGTTGGGTCGTGCTCGTGCATCAGGTCGGGTTGGCATTTTGCTTGTCCAGCCGGCCTTTTGTGGGTGCACCGTACGTACTCCATGGCTGTGCTTGTATAGAAAGAGTAGTCAGAGAGTGATCGATGTTCTTGTTTTGTGGGGCACATGAAATCATTATTAGTAATGTGTACCTAAAGTTTGGTAATGTTTAACTACACGTGACAAACGGTGCTGCTTATTTGTGACAGGATCCAATATAATTCTAAATATTGGGGGTGCAATTGGTTTATGCTAAATCACTGTgccagaaacgatttgtgctgcCACCTTGATTTTTTACTGCTAGTGGGCAAGATTACcaccgccagcacaaatggtcAAGTGGCCAACCCCGTTAAAACCCGTCACATTTGTACTGGCGGGTGACATAACCACCCGCCAGTATAGATGGCCTCCATCGGTGCTGGCGGGTACTTATATCACCCGTCAGCACAAATGCATTTCGCATGTGGACCCAACTCCCTCGGTAtttatctcttcctcctcctatcTCTCTTCTGCATCCTCATATCTCTATCTTATCTCTTTCCTCTCTCACCTTATCTCTTTCTCCTGCAAGGCAGCTACACCTGAGGCTTGGGCGGGTGGCACGGCGTGCCCCGTGTACGCGTGGACCCAGCTCCCTTGGTATttatctcttcctcttcctatCTCTCTTCCGCATCCTTACATCTTTATCTTATCTCTTTCTCCTGCAGGGCAGCTGCACCTGGGCCTTGGACGGGCGGCGCGGGATGCCTGGCGGGTGGCCGGCTCGGGCGGCGGGGATGCCGGCGTAGGTGGCCTGCGAGCGGTGCGGCATGCCTAGCGCAGGCGGCCTGCTCGGGCATGGCCTGCAGCGCAGCAGCCGATGGCCGTCGTCGGCGGCGCGTTCAGCCGGCGGGGCAGCCTCGGGTGGCAGGTGCAGCCTTCTGGTGGACGGCGAGTGCAGGGCCAGCGCGGGCGATTGTAGCGAGCAGCGTGGGCAACCCAGGCGACACGAGTGGCGGTGCTGCGATAGCACGAGCGACTacaaccattttttttatttttcctaaaaatatcATTGCTGGTGGGCCTTCTAATCGCCCGCCAATACGAATCATATCTTTGCTGGCGGGTGTCCACCTGCCAGTAGAGAGACCATTTCTGCTGGTAGTGGCTTGCTAGCGGGTGCCAGACCCGCCAGCAGAAATTGGTTTTGACCGCAAGTGGAAATGTTTTCTGGCATAGTGAATATTGATTCTTACATACTCACCCTATCCCAAAATAAATACACTTCTAGAGTTTGGATGAAGAGATTAATGTTAGtgagaaattatatatatataccctATAAAGATGTAATCATTACACTTTGGGAAGAGAAAAAGTAGAAGAAGATAACCTAAAGTTAGGTGATCTCATTTTTATATGTGCACTTATTTTAagataaattttaaattataaaaatgtACTTAttatgggacggagggagtacgggAAGAGCTTGAAGTGCCCATTTTCCGAGCCTGCATTTCACGGTGAAACACACAGGACAGGACCATGGTCGATGCATACATGGCACCTATGTATAATGAATCCACGTGTACAGCTGATAGGTGCCATCAATACGAAGG
This window encodes:
- the LOC101768416 gene encoding trans-cinnamate 4-monooxygenase: MRTDVSLGLYTLQEQPPFQRANTTETHKNSEEGSVPAIHPGFVAMDLRFAEKLLIGLFASVVVAIAVSKLRGRKLRLPPGPVPVPIFGNWLQVGDDLNHRNLAALARRFGDIFLLRMGQRNLVVVSSPPLAREVLHTQGVEFGSRTRNVVFDIFTGKGQDMVFTVYGDHWRKMRRIMTVPFFTNKVVQQYRAGWEAEAAAVVDDVRADPSAATEGVVLRRRLQLMMYNNMYRIMFDRRFESMDDPLFLRLRALNGERSRLAQSFEYNYGDFIPILRPFLRGYLRICKEVKETRLKLFKDFFLEERKKLASTKAMDNNGLKCAIDHILEAQQKGEINEDNVLYIVENINVAAIETTLWSIEWAIAELVNHPEIQRKLRQELDAALGPGHQITEPDTHRLPYLQAVIKETLRLRMAIPLLVPHMNLHDAKLGGYDVPAESKILVNAWYLANNPDSWRRPEEFRPERFLEEERHVEANGNDFRYLPFGVGRRSCPGIILALPILGITIGRLVQNFELLPPPGQDKIDTTEKGGQFSLHILKHSTIVCKPRAF